The sequence GCTAGCTGATGGCAGAGAAGGGTCAGGGATTGCGGTTGGGACCAGGTGGGCAGAGGCTGCCAAACCAGCCAAGGCTGccagcagagaagctgtggtACCTTTGGAGACTTCCCAGTAGTAGCTCACTGAATTTGACAGGACAATATGTGTGTGATTTTCAGTCTTTGATACATAACATGCCTGGTAATTACTAAGTGGGAGAACAACACTCGGTTCACACAGCCCCAGACTGCATGGACTCCTGGAGGGAACAGGGCAGTAAAACTCTGTTTCTgatcaaaaaagaaacactctgAGCACAAACTGATGGCAATCTCATCATTCAGAAAGAGCTGTTTTTACAGTCGTTCTTTAAAAAGGACCATACTTAAAAAAtgatacaaatatatatataaatactactGGTAAAAATAGAGCCATGCAACATTACTAACATCCAGTTATTGAATGTCACTGACATTCCTCCTTCCTCAACCACTCTCTAGTGCAGGCCtccctgaaaaaataaataaataaataaataaataaataaataaataattgtaacATCTGTACACACAGCCTAAGTATTCCTAGAGTTACAGTACCTGTGACTTTTAAGAAGTCACCGGCTTCATTCTGTTAGCCAACATTTTGTTGTTATGTAGATCTATGTATTTACTTCTCTTGTTCTGGAAAAAAGAGTCACTTCATTCTAGCAACTCTTGAGAGGTCTGCATGAATTCAAAAAGACAGTGAATTCTTAATTAAACAGCAGGTGTATGCTCAGTATGATATTTGTATCATCAGTCTGATAATACTGAAAAACTCTTAGGAATGTAACTCCAAATGAGTATAAAAAAATTGATACTATCTCAAAGAATCTTCATTTCCTATTTAGTTTAGAAAGGATTGTTAGTTCACTGATGTAACAGCATCTTATTAGTCCATCTTAAGCCAGTGGTCTGTCTGTCTCAGAACtgaacattttaattcttttaatgtTTGCACTACCCTAAcataatacaagaaaaatagaaaacacgGTGTATGGcaaaaaggcatgaaaaagtGAACTAAGTGCACTCTGAAGAGCTTCAGCCCTAAGAAATATCAGTCCTAGTAATATCAAGAAGTTACAACTAGTCTATACATCTCATAATGTATCACTCTTCAGTCAATGTAAGacatcagttttctttcagcaaatggATTTATTGACATAACTGATTATAACCGTATACAGCATCTATGCATCTCCCATTGGAAGAATATCCAGTGATAATGTTAGTGTGACACACAGCTTTACTCAGTAATTCCCATTACATTTCTAACAACAAACAGTGGTGTAATTCCATAGATTGTCACAAATGGCCAAAAGCACCCAGGTGtccaaaagaacagaaatgtaagattcttacagaaaaataacaccTGATTCTGGATTCCTTAAGTTGAATGAAATTTAAACACTGTATCTATGAATTTTAATCTACACACTGGCAATTGAGTTTGGCCCTTGATATTCATGAAAACTGCTGCCTGTCAAAAATGAAAACCCAAAGGGTTTTTTTGCTACTGACTCAAGAATTAAGACTTAACTCAGAAATATCTCCATTTAAAAGGCAAAGATTAAGGCAAACTATTCCTACTCCCTCTCCGCTCCTCCTGATTGAATAAAAATCCCTCAGAACTTTAAAGTTTTGTCCTCTCTATTCAGTCACTGAACTCCAATTGAAGGGAACAGTTACTATGGTGTCTTTTGTAAATACTTGTaaatctcaaaggaaaaaaaaaaagaaaaagaaaaaaaaaaaagaaagaaaataaaagaaaaataaaactcaaaatcATCTACTTGCAATTATGGTAATAAACAACTTGTAGTCACGAACATCTCATGTCAGCAATGAATGCATGATATTGAGATGAATGTCTCCATAGTCCACTAATCACTCCCTTCAAGCCATTCAGTTGCACAAGAGTTCATCTGAGGTTGCACATTAAATTCAAAGGAGCACAAGTAGTATCAATGGTCTCAACAATTTACCAAACTCCACctaaaacatttgcatttaaagTGTAACCACAGTTTGGACCTTTCTTAATTAGCCCATTTCTAGACCACACAGAGAGAATTATTTATGTAAACTAAACCACCATATTTAATAGTAACAGAACCacattctgtaaatatttagaaaagtaaaagtcCAAGAAAGTACAGAGCAATTGATCATAAAATGATTAGCATTGCtcaaaaagaaaggcaaaagtccaattaaaacaaaacaacaacaacaaaaaaaaacaacacacaactcAAACATCATATACTACTGCATGAGGGTTTAACTTTAGCACTACTCACTCAGCTACACAAACCACAGAATCTAGATTaagatacaaaaatgttttatttcacagtgaGGTACATAAAGCTTCTAACTTTAGTAGGCTAAGGCTAAGAGAAAATTGCCTTTTAGGATAAAAACAGtttcacatttctgaaatatcCTCACCTATTACTGTATGTGAAGAAAGGCACCAATATTATTTAACCATCAACAGTTTACTTTATCCACTCATTTAGAAATGAAGATGGATTATTTGAGGGTCAGTGATCTACTGACCATCATGGACCCAGAGAACTAAAGCACACATTCATGTGTACAAGTACCAAGCAGTATTTATTCAAAAACAATCGAAAAAATAGCTCATTTGTAAACATATTACAAAACTCTGTTAGTTTTTCCTAGTGGTGTCAGCAATATATTCCTGTAAAACTAACCAGCTGCATTATTGTTTCCCGTTTACAAAAAAGTACGAAAACACACTCGCGCACATTAAATTGCCTCACATTCGATTTAAAATGGCACAGCATTCAAACCGTCCAGCACAAAACATACATTTCCATCATCCCTCTGACTGACTTCCAGCTTACACAGTTCACGAGTAGCAATGTTAAAAGACACTTAGTCCACATTTTTTATTAGGTGCCTTGAAAACGTCAGTTCAGACCACCCTTGCGTGGGGGCCAGGCTGCTCATTGTTAACTGCCATCCCAATTGCAGTCTGGAAAAACCACCTGTAAAAGATGACACTTAGACGTATGGCTCTGAGTTGGCACAAGGGCGGCACCAGCTGCTGTTCGCAGCAGCTCCCGATGGTTTGCCCTCCTCACCAAAGAACAGTTACACTCATGGTCAGGGCTTTTGTTTGGGTTAGTGACGATTTTTGAGGAAATGGAGACCTCTGAGGCAACCGAGGAAGCACGTCTCACAGTTGgcccctgtccctgcctgcgGTAAGGGCCAGGTGGtggctgaaggcagcagaagcACCAGAGTTCTCCCTCTTGCAGGCCGCGACCTGCGGGACCCGCACCATCCCCTCACGAACCAACTATTGCCTTGCCATGCTGCATACAGCTCCCAGCAAGTTTTGCCACATGGCAGCGCCCaactgctgccctcctccctcaCGGGGCATGCCGGGAGCTGTAGTTGGGCGGGCTCAGTCTGCGAAGCGCTGCAGCAGGTGGTCATCGCCGTGCCGGGTGCCGCCGCTGCTGTCCATGAAGCGCTCGCAGGGGAACTCGATGAGGTCGGCCTCGCTAAGGGCACAGGCAGCACCGCGGGGCGGCCGGTGAGACTGGAAGCCCGAGAAGTCAGCAGAGACACCCGTGCCCATGGAGCGGAGTGGCCGGCGAGTGGAGTAGAGCTGCCGGACATGGACGGGGGCTGCCTTCCGCCGCCTCCGCCCCAGCACCTTCTTCCGCAGCAGGCGGGAGGCCCAGGCTGCCAGAGCCGCAAAGAGCAGCAGCGCATTCACCGCCAGCAGCACCAgtgtcagcagctgctggtcGGGGCCACGGGGACCACCCGATGCTGCACTGCCCTCGGGCAGGGTGACCAGCCCTGCGCAGTGGTCCCGTGGCGCCACCGGGCACACGCGGCCACCAAGGATGCCCTCGACACAGACGAGGTAGGGGGTGTCTGGGTGGAGCTCCCGCAGGGTGGCAGCTGGCTCCCCGCGCTCCGGCAGGTAGACGAAGCGCTGGAACTTGACAGCGGCACCAAAACGATCAAAGAGCAGGCGGAACCGCGCCGGGCCCAGCAGGCGGGGGCTGCGGTGTGGCCGCACAGCCCAGCGCACCGTCACTGAGCTGGAGCCCACCGCCTCCACCGACAGGTTGCAGAGGAATAGCTTGTTGAAGTCGCATGGGTCGGACACCAGTGGTGGGCTCCCGGCAGACGACGCAGAGCGGGGCTTGCCGGCACGACGGGGCCAGGCTGCGCTGGGCAGCGCCGGCCTGGAGGCTGCTGGGCGGGCAGGCAGCGGTGGCGTGGGGCTTGGTGCAGCTGTCGCACCTATTGGCACCGCCACCTTGCCCTCAGGGGCACCCAGCAAGCGGGCAGTGGAGGCAGACGGCGGTGCCCCTGGGGGACCGTGGGGTAGCACCATGCCACTGCTGTTGCTGCCAAGTCCCTCAGCGGCTGCAGGGGGGGATGCAGAGGAGGGGTAGGCACCATCAAGGCAGGGGCTGCCATcaggcggcagcagcagctgggcgtCCTGCAGGTAGTCGAGGTACTTGCCGGCCAGGGTGGGTGGCTGGCTGCACTGCACGAAGACGGTGAGCAGGCGGCCCTGGGAGTGCCAGGCCCCCAGCCAGTGCTTGAGGCCACGGAGGCGGCAGTCGCAGCTCCAGGCGTTCCCCTCCAGCTCCAGGCGGTagagagctgggctggaggcaAAGATGTCTCCGGGAAGGGTGGCCAGCGCGTTGTCTCGGAGGCTGAGCTCCCGCAAGTGGCCAAGGGGGCCAAAAGTGGCTGGGTGCAGGGCAGTCAGCGCGTTGCGGCTCAGATCCAGTGCCTCTAGGCTGCTCAGCGGCTCTAGGAGGGCAGCGGGCAGGTGGCTCAGCAGGTTTCCCTCCAGGCGCAGCTCCTTCAGCGAGCCCAGCCCCGTAAAGGCATCTGGTGCCAGGTGAGACAGTCGGTTGCCACTGAGCGAGAGCTTTGCCAAGCTGGGCAGGTGCTGGAAGAGTCCCCCCgtcagctgctgcaggctgttgctggccagcagcagggtgtgGAGGGAGCGCAGCGGTCCGAAGATGTCCGGGTGGCGAAGGGAACTCTGCTTGTTCCCAGACAGGTCAAGGAAGCGCAGCTTGGCCAGGCCAGTGAACGCACCGCGGCTCAGCCAGCGAATGCGGTTGGACTCCAGGTGCAGGTAGAGTAAGTTCGGCAGCCCCGAGAAAGTGGAGTCGCCCAGCGAGCCCAGCTCATTGCCGTCCAGGCGCAGCTTGACGAGGCTGCCGAGGCCGGAGAAGGAGGCAGCGCTGAGGCGGCCGATCTCGTTGGCGTTCACGTAGAGGATGCGCAGCTTGGCCAGGGCGCTGAGGGTGCCGGGGGCCAGCGCCGGCAGCAGGTTGTTGCCCAGGTAGAGCTCCTCCAGCCGCCCCAGGCGCTCAAAGGCCTTGGGGTGCAGCGAGCGGATCCGGTTGTACTGCAGGTCCAGGCGCTGGAGCCCTGCCAGGCGGTGGAAGTCGAAGGCGGAGATGTTGGCGATGAAGTTGCCCCCGAGGCTGTAGGTGAGGATATCCTGGGGCTCGGCAGCCTTGGGCACGGAGCGCAGGCCCCGGTTGGTGCAGaggaggtgctggtgctgctggcagtcGCATGGCTCGGGGCAGATGGGCTCGGccgcgggcagcagcaggaggaagagggggaCGGAGCCCCACAGCACCCGCCGCAGCACCATCAGGCGGACCCGGCGCGGCGCCCCCATCCCGGGACGAGCCGTGGGCAGCTTCCCCCAGCGGCTCTGGCTCTCTCCGGCATCCCACCGCTCCTGGGCGGCTGCTAATCGGCCCCTCCTCGGCTCCGCGCCGGGCCGAGCTCCCCGCCGGGCAGGCAGGCGCCGGGGCGGCCGCGGCTCGCCGTGCCCGGCACCATGGGCTCCCGTCGCCCGAGCCGGCCGGGGGCaaggggcggcggggagggctgcaggctgcctggagGAGCGGAGAGGAGCCGAGGAGAGGCTGCCCGCTGCTCCGCCGGCTCTCCCGGGGGGCGGAGAGGGCGGGCGGAGCGCggtggctgcagggggggaGAGGCGGGCGGAGCGGGGAGCTGGAGAAAGACGAGCTCCGAAAGTCGCCGAGAAAACTCAGCGGAAATTCGTACTTCCCACACTGCGTGCCCTGGGGGAGCGGGGGATCGGATGGAGCGGGGGAGAGGGAGGACggcgcggcggggagcggggcggggggggggggggggaagcccGCGGCCGGtcctggctctgctcagccccGGCAGCGAGCAGGGGCGCAAAGTGGGAAAGCAGGAATTGGAACCGGCTGTGGCTGCCTCCCAGCCACATGGGCTGCAGATAGAGCCGCTCAtcggggagggggaagggaagagaaggcaaccagccccttccctcccccacccccacccccccccccgcctcctattttttttttctttttggttgtgTTTAGAAACCTGACAAAAGCAATAGCTCCGGTTTACCCCAGATTAAGGACTACGTTTTGTTTTAAGCAGATGGCGATCTGAGGACTAAACCGCCTATAGTACATCATAGTATGAATTTTCGTTCTTCTTCTGCGCTAGCCTGCCTGGTAGGTTCCTGACAAAGCTGCCAGTGAAGGTGCAGTTGAGCTCCAGCTCCATGAGAGGCTCTTCAGAGTGATTAAGATGCTCTTTGGAAATAATTCCCATTTTAAAGAATCTTCTCTCTCAACAGCATACAAATTCGGAGGGAAAGGAAGGTGTTGGaaagcatacagaaaacaaagtagGTTGTGTACCCATCCATTCACtgccttgcctttttttcctattggcgcttttttgtttcctgagaTGCTGCCAAGGGTGTAAATGAGTGCGTAAGGGCAGGAGGAAATGAGTAGATATGAAAACTATATAGGGTTCTCAAAGATGATGAGAGAAAGAAGATAATGCCCAAAATATAATGTTGCAAATCTAATAAATACTTTGGAAACTCTGTCATCACGTTAGCTTGTATCCAACTGCATACACTTTGAATACACATCTACAGTAACGCACTGTACAAGCAAGCCatgctccttcctctccccagaaAGAAGACTTCAGATAGCTTTCATGGAAGCTGTGTTTATAGTGGCAGGGTCAACATGAGCAAATAGCATGGTACAGTAGTTTGTGCTGAGGCTCTGTTACCCACTTGTACAGAGAGGCATTTCTTTGAGATGGCTCTGATTTAGTCCGGCTTTCTTCTTGTTGGAGAATATGATGCATGCTCCAACTCTGCTTGGAGCATGAAACAAAGTATTCTACATGGAAGTGATCAGCAGATTTGGTTCAAAAACACACTGTCAGGCAGAAGAAACCTTGAAGAGATGGAGCAAGTCAAAGGGACATCATTATCAGCATATTGATTCTTAGCTTTTATGGTTAGTTGACACTGAGCCATATTGAAGAGGAATCATTTTGTAGTGGTAACTGCATTGTACTGCTGTGGGAAGTCACATTTGGGGTAGGGGAGTGTCATTCTAGATAGTCTGGATGAATTTTACAGCCATCTTCTGAAATCAAGTGAGTAGTTCTGAATTGTAACTTGCTCCTTGGGAAAACCCAGTGTACTGGAATACAGTTGTTGCAAGGTGAGTTGGCTAAAGGGCATTATGAATTTAAAgctatatgtattattttttttggtgagaaaTGACAGTTACAGTAGGAAGTCTTGATATGATAGAAGACTAACTGAAATATTAGCTCATTATACCCAAAAATCTACATAGAAGGAAAGGCATCATAGTATAaaatcaacaaataaaaatttcaaagcaaaaatggtGGAAGTTATAGTTGTCAGTTTCCAAAACTTGCTGACTTCTGAAGATTTGTGCTGCCATCTTGTCATCAAACATGCATGTTCTCAGGTTAACTTTATTTAGAATTGTGTAGTAAATTGTAGCCGCATAGTTTTCTGAGGACGAACAAAAGTTTGTTTGTTGAGTAAAGTGGAAAGTTTGTGGTTTAACTATTtgtaaaagctttattttgagCAGTACTTGCTTAATTAgtaaggcattttttttcctgaaataaatctAAGAAAGTTTAACATGAACTTTTTGctgtcctttttccttctttttctgcattacAAAAGGATCCCATCCAGCATCTGTGCAGGATTCTAATGCCCATGGACTATGAATCCAGATCTTTTAGCTCATTCTCTTCCTTATTGAATGTGTGTTCACTTGccaggtttttcttttcagtatctATCACATCATGTCTAATATTCAAGACAAAGTAGAGTGTTTTCTCTGCTACAAAGactgtttctttcctcattcTCAAAGCCATTACAGTACAAGAGAGTACATCCTGTCTCTCAAAGTTTTGTTTAATTGCAAGTAAAGCCTAATCAAGTaatgattttttcctccaacaaATTTGGTTCACTGTGAagtactgtaaataatgaaatttgaGAACACCATTCTGTATAATGGTATGCTTATTTTTGGTTCCTTTGGGTTTCTCTTTGAAACATGCTCAAACTTTTAAGGGCAATTTATGAACTGTCCTTCCTGTAGAAGCACTGTAGATCTTTTTCCAGTCATGCGTCATTGCAAATACTAAAGGTTTCAGTCAAATTATGTCTCCTGCAGTGATATTGCTTACAATTTAGGCATTCTGACACTTGACCAACACTATTGTTTTCACTGGGTTTGGGGAATTATAAGTGacagaaatttaattaaaaaaaaaaaaaaaaagaaacactagtttataaaaaaataaacactagaGATTTCATCATGCTCTTGGTCTTTCTCTGGAAATATCTTTTGCCAGAAAGAGAATAAACAAATACACtgttttttgctgatttttttttttcaattcaagTAGGAAGTTATTATTCAAAATACATTAGGAACACAtctgttcagaaataaataaataaataaataataataaaaaaaggatgccacatttgttttcctgctttggaATAGAAAGTCCAGCTGCAGTAGTTCTTATTTCCTTATGCAAGCacacaataacatttttaattcatgattgaaaaaaaaaatagctttgaggtcttttccaaccttaacaattctatgattctatgattgtatgattctattattctgtattttactgcaaactgaaaaataaacctaaCTGTGTAAAAATGTTTGGGGAGGTAATTAGAAagcagtatatatatatatttggtaaGGTTACCTTAATATACCCTCATGATTAAGATTTGAAGTATGAGGGccaaaaacaaatagcaaaaacaaaagtgCTGTCTTTCAACTGTTACATATCTATTCCTGTGATGATTATAAGGGAAGTGATCttaaatcatgttttgtttcatagcTAAACAGTATCCATATGGTTGTTATACCTAAGACCTCACTTGGACTATTATGTCAGTTTTTGATTTTGGGGGGAGATGTTATCTATGCACTGATTAGAGGGCTGGTGGTTAAAAGTAGTGAATACATATTTGTGGGCAGAATGCAACATGGAGTAAAAGGAGCAGTCTGCTAAGTGTGATGTATCCCAAGATATCCTGGGACTATGGCAATATCTCTGTGAGAAGCTTCCATTAAACAAGGAAGAATTACTATTTCTTGATTCCAGAATAGCAGAATACTCGGTGCCAAACGGGTAAGTTTAAGGACTAATACCCTAAATTAGCTTTATGTAGTTACCTGGAATGTTAACTAGTTATGCAGAACTGGAACTTTATCTCTCAAAAGAGGAATTTTCCATTGGTCTGTATAATTCCTCTACCCACTAAACATTACAAGGTGTTCTCATCTGAATTTCTACAAAACGTTTCTTGAAGTGATAGCTTATAACCTTTATTTCTGACTGAGCCAACTGGCTTCATAACAACTCTAAATGATTTGACTTTAGTGTCAgaattctcatttaaaacaagataaaaagcCTTTGTAAATTGATATATGGGATGCATGTGTTTTCTTGGTTATAACAAAAAAGCTTAATTTGCAGTTGACTTCCAGTCTCTGGAGGTTGTGGTATACTTCATAACTTCATGAGTCACACTAAGTTGCTCCAaagtataaagaaaaagcagactgaACACTACGCCTTTGCTGTTTTCTAACTGATAAAGTCTTACCATAGGAATTTATACTTTTTAAGgtatctttgtttttcaagagagaaaaacatcatGGAGCACTgcaaaatattaacaaaacagTTTACACCATCAATGCAATTTGttagctgctcctgcagctcatgAATTAAAGCATCTTTTAAGTGGTAATCATTTTTTGTGCTATTCTATATGTTAGTGCCAGTAATGCAAATACCATAGTGTAGGAAAATATAGGAATTCTAGTGCCAAATGTGCTAttctattcttttttcctttaaaattgcACAGACAGTTCATCTGTGTTGTACAATTTATGCTGGTTGCACTTACAGTGGTAAATcatgttttatataaaacttttttcctgATATGGTGGTTTGTGTTCATTTATAATGAAATGTCACTTGTGACATccagttcttcagaaataaagcatgGCTCCCAGGCCAACAGTTAATATTATGTACTTGTTCTTCTCCATGGAAAGAAAGCTACCAGATGTTTAATAGATATCTGGTCCTATTATCCACAGAGGCATTGTGGGCTACAAGGCTCTGATGATTGCAGAtatctttaaatcttttcagCTGAACATCTGAGTTAAGTATTGGgtttttttgacaaaatgctaGTCTAGACGTGCTTTCAGCATTGTGTGCATGTTTTGTCAAACAACCCAAATCTACAGAATTTCACAAAGAATAGGCTGTGTTTCTTAGACTTCCTCTGGGCAAGTAGTTCTTTTTTAATGGTACTTACAGCAATTGATGTATATTAGTTTACTGACCAAACagtttcaaatctttttttttttttctttttttcttttttttccttgtgtagGCAGTGTAAAAGAAATTACAGCTGAGTGCCCCGGCAGCAATGTATTCACATGTTCTGTTTGCAAGTGAAAATAACCTATCTCAAGCTATACAGTTAAATGCAAATTGAGGAATGAATGTTGTTGCTAATATTAGTAGTTCATAACAATAAATACAGGTAGGTATCTGAATTCTGATGTGAATTCTGCCAGCATGGGTCATTTATAAATTAGTTTTCATGAGTTAGATTGGCTGAATCATACTTACAAAGGTCTAAC comes from Aythya fuligula isolate bAytFul2 chromosome 2, bAytFul2.pri, whole genome shotgun sequence and encodes:
- the TRIL gene encoding TLR4 interactor with leucine rich repeats, giving the protein MGAPRRVRLMVLRRVLWGSVPLFLLLLPAAEPICPEPCDCQQHQHLLCTNRGLRSVPKAAEPQDILTYSLGGNFIANISAFDFHRLAGLQRLDLQYNRIRSLHPKAFERLGRLEELYLGNNLLPALAPGTLSALAKLRILYVNANEIGRLSAASFSGLGSLVKLRLDGNELGSLGDSTFSGLPNLLYLHLESNRIRWLSRGAFTGLAKLRFLDLSGNKQSSLRHPDIFGPLRSLHTLLLASNSLQQLTGGLFQHLPSLAKLSLSGNRLSHLAPDAFTGLGSLKELRLEGNLLSHLPAALLEPLSSLEALDLSRNALTALHPATFGPLGHLRELSLRDNALATLPGDIFASSPALYRLELEGNAWSCDCRLRGLKHWLGAWHSQGRLLTVFVQCSQPPTLAGKYLDYLQDAQLLLPPDGSPCLDGAYPSSASPPAAAEGLGSNSSGMVLPHGPPGAPPSASTARLLGAPEGKVAVPIGATAAPSPTPPLPARPAASRPALPSAAWPRRAGKPRSASSAGSPPLVSDPCDFNKLFLCNLSVEAVGSSSVTVRWAVRPHRSPRLLGPARFRLLFDRFGAAVKFQRFVYLPERGEPAATLRELHPDTPYLVCVEGILGGRVCPVAPRDHCAGLVTLPEGSAASGGPRGPDQQLLTLVLLAVNALLLFAALAAWASRLLRKKVLGRRRRKAAPVHVRQLYSTRRPLRSMGTGVSADFSGFQSHRPPRGAACALSEADLIEFPCERFMDSSGGTRHGDDHLLQRFAD